In the Bacteroidota bacterium genome, ATATTACACGAAGCTCCCGATGTGAATTTAGTAGCTCTTTTTGGCCCTGAACATGGTGTAAGGGGAAATTTTTCGGCGGGAGATAAAATTGACGATTACAAAGACCCTAAAACAGAAATTATAGTTTATTCTTTATACGGTAAAAAACGAAAACCTTCTCAGGAAATACTAGAAAACATCGATATTTTGGTTTATGACATTCAGGATATCGGAGTGCGGTCATATACTTATATCAGTACTCTTGGTTTGGCTATGGAAGCTGCCGCAGAAAAAGGAATTGAACTGGTAGTTTTAGACCGCCCAAACCCTCTTGGAGGAAACAGAGTTGAAGGTGCTCTGGTTGAAGATGAATTTATATCATTTGTAAGCCAGTACCCTGTACCATATGTATATGGACTAACACCCGGAGAATTTGCTGCCTATATTAACGAAACAGGTTTGCTTTCTAATGAGTTAAAATGTGATTTGAAAATAGTAAAGATGGAAGGCTGGAAACGCGATATGCTTTTTAATGACACAGGATTGCAATGGGTTCCCACCTCTCCACATATCCCCAGATGGAACTCATCTTTCTATTATGCCTTATCAGGTATAATGGGCGAATTAGATGCCAGTATGGTAGGTATCGGTTACACATTGCCATTCGAAGTTTTTACTCTTACATGGCTTGACTCCGAAAAAGTTGCAGATGCTTTAAATGCCGAAAACATGGATGGCGTAATATTTAGGCCATTACACTACAAAGCATATTACAACAAAAACAAAGGAAATGAATTGTCGGGAGTACAGGTTCACATCACCGATTACCAAAAAGTTAACCTTACTAAGATACAATTCAAGTTTGCCGAAGTTCTTTTTGAATTATGTCACATGCGTCCGGTATTTGAAATAGACATAAGCAGATACAGCATGTTCGATAAAGTTACGGGAAGTGATAAAATAAGAAAAGAATTTACTAAAAGGTACAAGTATAAGGACATAAAAAATATGTGGGAAAAACCCGCTAAGAAATTTAAAAAAGAATCAAAAAAATACTATCTGTACAAATAGTTAACACAAAAAAAGGGATGATAAAAATTATCATCCCTTTTATATTTTACTCGATACTTTCTTTAAAAACCTCGGTCATATATTTTTTCCAGTTCCCGTCTTCATCAACATATATCAAATATGCATCAATCTCAGGATGCCTGGTTAAAAAAGCTTTTGTCTCTTCTAATCCCATGGCCATAAATGTTGTGGCATACCCATCGGCCAAAGTACAATTCTTTGCTATTACCGAAGCACTCA is a window encoding:
- a CDS encoding DUF1343 domain-containing protein codes for the protein MKIKALLPILLFSMMAISGIAQVKTGIEVLKDQKFEILKGKRVGLITNPTGVDSNLKSTIDILHEAPDVNLVALFGPEHGVRGNFSAGDKIDDYKDPKTEIIVYSLYGKKRKPSQEILENIDILVYDIQDIGVRSYTYISTLGLAMEAAAEKGIELVVLDRPNPLGGNRVEGALVEDEFISFVSQYPVPYVYGLTPGEFAAYINETGLLSNELKCDLKIVKMEGWKRDMLFNDTGLQWVPTSPHIPRWNSSFYYALSGIMGELDASMVGIGYTLPFEVFTLTWLDSEKVADALNAENMDGVIFRPLHYKAYYNKNKGNELSGVQVHITDYQKVNLTKIQFKFAEVLFELCHMRPVFEIDISRYSMFDKVTGSDKIRKEFTKRYKYKDIKNMWEKPAKKFKKESKKYYLYK